The sequence ACCGACAGCGGGCGACCGGCTGGACGCTCGGTCGCGTCCTGCAGAACGCGTTGTGGGACATCGAGGACGGCAAGACCTCGCTGGAACCGGCCCAGGTCGTCCTCGCCACCACCCTGCTGCGCCGCTAGGCGCTCATGCCGCGGCCCATCCGTACCGGCCATGGGCGCCGGTGACGGCGGCACGGCCGAATGATCTCTCGATGGGCGGGGGCCTCACGGTGTGGTGCGAGTCGACCGGGACTCGATCCGCCGGAGGCCCTCACGCCCCGCCGTCCGGGGGGCGAGCCGTCTTCGCCCGGCGCGCTGCATCCCGACGGCGGGCACCGCGGCCTCCGTAATTCACAACTTTCTTGGTCGACTCAGTATCCTGACTCTCGGACGAGAGCAAGTCTCAGGAAGCTGGGTCAAATGAGGAAGCTGTGACAAATACGGCCGGCGTGCCCGCCGAGGAATACCTGTGCACCAGGATCCGCCGCGCCGAACAGGCCCTGACGGCCCACCACGAAGCCGTCCTGCGCGCCTACGGGCTGACCATGACCCAGTACACGGTGCTGCTCGCCCTCTCCCGCGACGACGGCATGTCCGGCGCCCAACTGGCCCGTGCCTGCGGCGTCACCCAGCAGAGCATGGCCACGGTCCTCACCGGCATGCAGGCCAAGGGCCTCATCGACCGGCGCTCGTCACCCGTGCACGCCAAGGTCATGATCGCCACCCTCACCGGCACCGGCCGGCGCCACCTCGACGGGGCCTACCAGGAAGTCAACGTGCTCGAGAAAGCCTTCCTCGACAGGTTCACCCCGGCCGAGCACGGGCAGTTCTGCGACCTCCTCGACCGAGCCACCGAGACTCTGATCGAACAGACGCCCCGGCCCGCCAAGCCGACATCCCATCGCCCCCAGCCGACGTGAGCCGGACCGGGGAGAAGCGCTGTCCGCCAACGTGTCAGAGTCCATGTCCGCAGCCGGGGAAGGTCCGTTGTCCGCGCACACATGTCGTCACGGTCCTCGCGGAGCCCTTCGGGCAAGGCCCCCGCGCGGGCCCTCAACCCGGGTTCCGGGCTCATGCGGGCTGGATCCTCCGAAGTCCCGCCGGGCACCATCGGAGCATGTCCGGTACCCGAGGGGGCCCGCCTGCCACCTTTGTCGCTTCCTGACAAACGCTCCCCTCAGCCGCGGCCGGTCCGAACGGATCCCCGAGTCCGCGAGCGCTGTGTAACCAAGATCACACCAGCCGCGCGTCACACCATCCCAACGGACGCGTTTGTGCGATCCCCACAACTCCGGCCGCGAAACACGCTTAGTCCCCGCCATTCCGGTACCCGGGAGCAGCCGAGAGTATGTACCCCGGTTGGGGCGGGGATGGCCGCCGTGTTCACCGTCTTCGAAAGGCCCGCTCAGTGTTCAGTCGTGTCGCCATCGTCAACCGGGGTGAAGCCGCCATGCGGCTCATCCACGCCGTTCGGGACCTGTCCGCGGAGACGGGGACACGGATCGAGACCGTAGCCCTGTACACGGATTCCGACCGGACGGCCACGTTCGTCCGCGAGGCGGACATTGCCTACGACTTGGGGCCGGCCGCGAACCGGCCCTATCTGGACCACGCGGTCCTCAGGAAAGCCCTGGTCGAGACCGGCGCGGACGCGGCCTGGGTCGGTTGGGGCTTCGTCGCGGAGGACCCGGCGTTCGCCGACCTGTGCGCCGAGATCGGCGTGACGTTCGTCGGCCCGAGCGCCGAGGCGATGCGCAAGCTGGGCGACAAGATCGGCTCGAAGCTGATCGCCGAAAAGGTCGGGGTGCCCGTAGCGCCGTGGAGCCGCGGCCCGGTGGAGACACTGGAGGACGCGAAGGCGGCGGCGGACCGGATCGGCTACCCCTTGATGCTGAAGGCGACCGCCGGCGGCGGCGGTCGTGGTATCCGGATGGTCTCCAACGCCGACGAGCTGACCCAGGCCTACGAGCTGACGCGCCGGGAGGCCGAGCGCGCGTTCGGCAGTGGCGTCGTGTTCCTGGAGCGCCTGGTGACGGGCGCCCGGCACGTCGAGGTCCAGGTCATCGCGGACGGGCAGGGCACCGCGTGGGCGCTGGGCGTGCGCGACTGCTCCGTGCAGCGGCGTAACCAGAAGATCATCGAGGAGTCCGCCTCCCCGGTCCTCAACGCCAAGCAGGTCGCCGAGCTGAAGGCGTCGGCCGAGCGGCTCGTGCTCGCGGTGGACTACCAGGGCGCGGGCACCATCGAGTTCCTCTACCACCCCGGTGAGCGGCTGTTCGCGTTCCTCGAGGTCAACACGCGCCTGCAGGTCGAGCACCCGATCACCGAGATCACCACCGGCGTCGACCTGGTCAAGGCCCAGCTGCACGTCGCGGCGGGCGGCAAGCTCGAGGGCGACGCGCCCGAGGAATGGGGTCACGCCGTCGAGGCGCGCCTCAACGCCGAGGACCCCGACCGCGACTTCGCACCCTCACCCGGCCGGATCGCGCGGCTGGCGCTGCCCAGCGGCCCCGGCATCCGGGTGGACACCGGGTTCAGCGAGGGCGACACGATCCCCGCCGACTTCGACTCGATGATCGCCAAGATCATCGCGCACGGCCGTGACCGCACGGAGGCGCTGGCCCGCCTGCGCCGCGCGATGACGCAGACGACCGTCATCATCGAGGGCGGCGTGACGAACAAGGGTTTCGTCCGCATGCTGCTCGACGAGCCCGCGGTGATCGACGGATCCGCCGACACCGGCTGGATCGACCGCGTGCGCGCCCAGGGCGCCCTCGTGTCGCACCAGCACTCCGCGATCGCGCTGATCGCCGCCGCCATCGAGGCTTACGAGGACGAGGAGGCCGTGACGCGGCAGCGCTTCCTGTCCACCGCGCACGGCGGCCGCCCGCAGTCGCAGCACGAGAGCGGCCGCGCGCTGGAGCTCAAGCTCCGCGACGTCGGCTACCGCGTCCAGGTCGCCCGCACCGGCGGCCACCGGTTCCGCATCGGCCTGTCGGCGGGTGGTCCCGAGCACGCGGCCGACGTCGACATCGAGCGTTTCGACGAGCACAGCGGCCAGATCACCGTGAACGGCGTCCGCTTCAAGGTCGTCACGAGCACTCACGGCCCGATCCACCTGGTCGAGGTCGACGGCATCACGCACCGGATCAGCCGCGACGAGGGCGGCATCGTGCGCTCGCCCGTGCCCGCGCTCGTGGTGGCCACGCCGCTGCAGGCGGGCGACGAGGTCGAGGCCGGCGCGCCGCTGCTCGTGGTCGAGAGCATGAAGATGGAGACCGTGCTGCGCGCGCCGTTCCGCAGCCGCGTGCGGGAGCTCGCGGTGTCGGTCGGCAGCCAGGTGGAGGCGGGCGCCCGCCTGCTCCGCCTGGAGCCGCTGGGCGACGGCGACGAGGCGGCCGGTCCCGCGACCGCGGCGCGGGAAGTCGAGCTGGACCTGCCGTCCGAGCCGGCGGACGTGCCCGCGGCCGACCGGGCCGCGCGTGGTCTGCAGGACCTGCGCAGCCTCCTGCTGGGCTTCGACATCGACTCCCGGGACGAGAAGCGCCTGCTCGCCAACTACCTGGCCGCGCGCGCCGAGCTCGTCGCGGAGG comes from Streptosporangium roseum DSM 43021 and encodes:
- a CDS encoding MarR family winged helix-turn-helix transcriptional regulator — encoded protein: MTNTAGVPAEEYLCTRIRRAEQALTAHHEAVLRAYGLTMTQYTVLLALSRDDGMSGAQLARACGVTQQSMATVLTGMQAKGLIDRRSSPVHAKVMIATLTGTGRRHLDGAYQEVNVLEKAFLDRFTPAEHGQFCDLLDRATETLIEQTPRPAKPTSHRPQPT